The following proteins come from a genomic window of Anaerobutyricum hallii:
- a CDS encoding DUF4446 family protein translates to MNSRILNFFNVKLDAFIVFVSVVVVIMFIALFFLLLDYLKMRKRYVEFMTGESGKSLEYTIYKRFREIDKLKAGQKDNDAQIAIIYDMLRRNYSKVGIYKYDAFNVENSLSGGSISFALTLLNSRDNGFILNVIHNRAGCHVYLKEIKEAVCEQVLAEEEKISLDMALKYDEKKETDK, encoded by the coding sequence ATGAATAGTAGAATATTAAATTTCTTTAATGTGAAACTGGATGCATTTATTGTTTTTGTATCAGTTGTAGTTGTGATCATGTTTATAGCACTATTCTTTCTTCTTTTAGATTACTTAAAGATGAGAAAGCGATATGTGGAATTTATGACTGGAGAAAGCGGAAAGTCTTTGGAATATACAATTTATAAAAGATTCAGGGAGATTGATAAGCTAAAAGCTGGCCAGAAAGATAATGATGCTCAGATTGCTATTATTTATGATATGCTCAGAAGAAATTACAGCAAGGTCGGTATTTATAAATATGATGCATTTAATGTAGAAAATTCTCTTAGCGGAGGAAGTATCAGTTTTGCTCTTACACTGTTAAATAGTAGAGATAATGGATTTATCTTAAATGTAATACATAATAGAGCAGGATGTCATGTTTATTTAAAAGAAATTAAAGAAGCTGTATGTGAACAGGTATTAGCAGAAGAAGAAAAGATTTCTCTTGATATGGCATTAAAATATGACGAAAAAAAAGAAACAGATAAATAA
- a CDS encoding ParB/RepB/Spo0J family partition protein, with protein MAVRKGLGRGLDLLIPKDESMPKKSTGKNKDTQEAAENQILTLSIHDVEPNRNQPRKQFDEDAIEELADSIKQYGVIQPLIVQKKDKYYEIIAGERRWRACKKAGLKEVPVIIKNYDEKETLKISLIENLQREDLNPIEEAKAYEQLYNTYGLKQDEIAASVSKSRTAITNIMRLLKLDERVQNMVIENLISSGHGRTLLSIDDGDVQYQLAEKILDENLSVREAEKLVKTVMNQKENKKVDEEESLQEKSMITFFENKMKDILGSKVSIKNKKNNKGKIEIEYYSKDELERIIDLIQSIKE; from the coding sequence ATGGCGGTTAGAAAAGGTTTGGGAAGAGGATTAGACCTTCTGATTCCAAAAGATGAAAGTATGCCTAAAAAATCGACAGGAAAAAATAAAGATACACAAGAAGCAGCGGAAAATCAGATTCTTACACTCAGTATTCATGATGTGGAGCCGAATAGAAATCAGCCAAGAAAACAATTTGATGAAGATGCCATTGAAGAGTTAGCTGATTCTATAAAACAATATGGGGTTATTCAGCCGCTTATTGTACAGAAAAAAGATAAGTATTATGAAATCATTGCTGGTGAAAGAAGATGGAGAGCATGTAAGAAAGCCGGATTAAAAGAGGTTCCTGTAATCATAAAAAATTATGATGAAAAGGAAACATTAAAGATTTCATTGATTGAAAATCTTCAAAGAGAAGATTTGAATCCAATTGAGGAAGCAAAGGCATATGAACAGCTTTATAATACATATGGATTAAAACAGGATGAAATTGCTGCTAGTGTATCAAAGAGCAGAACAGCTATTACCAATATTATGAGACTGCTCAAACTGGATGAACGTGTTCAAAATATGGTAATTGAAAATCTTATCAGCAGTGGACATGGAAGAACTCTTTTATCTATTGATGATGGAGATGTGCAGTATCAATTAGCAGAAAAAATTCTTGATGAAAACTTAAGTGTTCGAGAAGCAGAAAAACTGGTTAAAACTGTAATGAATCAAAAAGAAAATAAAAAAGTAGATGAAGAGGAGTCATTGCAGGAAAAGAGTATGATTACTTTTTTTGAGAATAAAATGAAGGATATTCTTGGAAGTAAGGTTAGCATCAAAAACAAGAAAAATAATAAGGGAAAAATAGAAATTGAGTATTATTCTAAAGATGAATTGGAGCGAATTATAGATTTAATCCAAAGTATTAAAGAATGA
- a CDS encoding ParA family protein: MSRVIAIANQKGGVGKTTTSINLSACLAEKGKKVLLIDMDSQGNTTSGFGFEKNELDKTVYEVLREEVSIEEAIIPVEECFENLFLIPANRNLAGAEIELVTRENMQYILKKQLEPIKDNYDFIIIDCPPALGMLTVNAMTASDSVLVPIQCEFYALDGLSQLIYTIELIQDSLNPDLYIEGVVFTMYDARTNLSLQVVENVKDNLKQTIYKTIIPRNVRLAEAPSYGLPINLYDKRSSGTEAYRMLADEVIENAQ; encoded by the coding sequence ATGAGCAGAGTGATTGCTATTGCAAATCAGAAAGGTGGAGTTGGAAAAACAACAACATCCATTAATCTTTCTGCATGTCTTGCGGAGAAGGGAAAGAAAGTCCTTTTAATTGATATGGACTCTCAGGGGAATACTACAAGCGGTTTTGGTTTTGAGAAAAATGAGTTGGATAAAACAGTTTACGAAGTTTTAAGAGAAGAAGTTAGTATTGAAGAAGCGATTATTCCTGTAGAGGAATGTTTTGAAAATTTATTTTTGATTCCGGCAAATAGAAATTTGGCAGGAGCGGAGATTGAATTAGTTACCAGAGAAAATATGCAATATATTTTAAAGAAACAATTAGAACCGATTAAAGATAATTATGATTTTATAATTATAGATTGTCCGCCGGCACTTGGCATGCTTACCGTAAATGCAATGACAGCTTCAGATTCTGTTTTGGTTCCGATTCAATGTGAATTTTACGCATTAGATGGTCTTTCTCAGTTAATCTATACGATTGAATTAATTCAGGATAGCTTGAATCCAGATTTGTATATTGAGGGTGTAGTATTTACTATGTATGATGCTCGAACAAATCTGTCTTTACAGGTTGTGGAAAATGTAAAGGATAATTTAAAACAGACAATTTATAAGACGATTATTCCAAGAAATGTTAGATTAGCAGAAGCTCCTAGTTATGGTTTACCAATTAATCTTTATGATAAGCGTTCTTCTGGTACGGAAGCTTACAGAATGTTAGCTGATGAAGTAATCGAAAACGCACAGTAA